The following coding sequences lie in one Microvirga sp. 17 mud 1-3 genomic window:
- the recO gene encoding DNA repair protein RecO, whose product MQWTDQGIVLGVRKHGETSVILELMTQEHGRHLGLVHGGRSKTQQPILQPGNTVQATWRARLDEHLGTYQVEGLSLRAAHFMGSPLALYGLATLAHLVRCLPERDPHPALYETLSVLVDHLDDRDLAPALFVRFELAMLAELGFGLDLSSCAATGTHNDLIYVSPKSGRAVSAAAGEAYKDRLLKLPGFLIGQMRANRPRESEIRDGFALTDFFLHQNVFDPRGQPAPEERARFVALATAEEV is encoded by the coding sequence ATGCAATGGACCGATCAGGGCATCGTGCTCGGCGTGCGCAAACACGGCGAGACGAGCGTCATCCTGGAATTGATGACCCAAGAGCACGGCCGCCATCTCGGCCTCGTGCATGGTGGGCGCTCCAAGACCCAGCAGCCCATCCTGCAGCCGGGCAACACCGTCCAGGCGACCTGGAGGGCCCGGCTCGACGAGCATCTCGGGACCTATCAGGTAGAGGGGCTTTCCCTGCGGGCGGCCCATTTCATGGGCTCGCCGCTCGCGCTCTACGGCCTCGCGACCCTGGCCCATCTGGTGCGCTGCCTGCCCGAGCGGGATCCCCACCCGGCTCTCTACGAGACCTTGTCAGTTCTGGTGGACCACCTGGACGACCGGGACCTTGCCCCAGCCCTGTTCGTGCGATTCGAGCTCGCCATGCTGGCGGAGCTGGGCTTCGGCCTGGATTTGTCCTCCTGCGCCGCCACGGGCACGCACAACGATCTAATCTACGTCTCGCCGAAGAGCGGCCGGGCCGTGAGCGCGGCTGCGGGCGAGGCCTACAAGGACCGACTCCTGAAGCTCCCGGGCTTCCTCATCGGCCAGATGCGGGCCAACCGACCTCGGGAGTCGGAGATCCGGGACGGATTTGCGCTCACGGATTTCTTCCTGCATCAGAACGTGTTCGATCCCCGAGGCCAGCCCGCCCCGGAGGAGCGAGCCCGCTTCGTGGCCTTGGCCACGGCGGAGGAGGTTTAA
- a CDS encoding LysE family translocator, producing MLDAGQLALFLAAALVIAITPGPGIFYVAARTLAGGRAEGLASTFGTGIGGLFHIAAGALGVSALVMASAEAFTILKFAGAAYLVWLGLKTIREARFALPQGVARTGAGRAFREGILVEALNPKTAAFFLAFIPQFVDPAQGHVALQFAVLGLVPVLLNTLVDVVVVHMAARARDGLSSRPKAIRRMREASGIVMCGLGATLALARRTA from the coding sequence ATGCTCGACGCCGGCCAGCTTGCCCTTTTTCTCGCCGCCGCTCTCGTCATCGCGATCACGCCCGGCCCCGGCATCTTCTATGTCGCGGCTCGAACCCTCGCGGGCGGGCGCGCCGAGGGGCTGGCTTCGACCTTCGGAACAGGGATCGGCGGCCTCTTCCACATCGCCGCCGGGGCGCTCGGGGTCTCGGCCCTGGTGATGGCGAGCGCCGAGGCCTTCACGATCCTGAAATTCGCCGGCGCCGCCTATCTGGTCTGGCTCGGCCTCAAGACGATCCGGGAAGCCCGCTTTGCCCTGCCGCAGGGCGTGGCAAGAACGGGCGCCGGACGCGCCTTCCGCGAAGGGATTCTCGTCGAGGCTCTGAACCCCAAGACGGCCGCCTTCTTCCTTGCCTTCATTCCGCAATTCGTCGATCCGGCGCAGGGTCATGTGGCCCTTCAGTTCGCCGTTCTCGGGCTGGTCCCGGTGCTGCTGAACACGCTCGTCGACGTCGTTGTCGTCCACATGGCCGCACGGGCCCGGGACGGCCTATCCAGCCGGCCGAAGGCGATCCGCCGCATGCGCGAGGCCTCCGGCATCGTCATGTGCGGCCTGGGCGCGACGCTCGCCCTGGCACGCCGCACGGCGTAA
- a CDS encoding pyridoxine 5'-phosphate synthase produces MKASPLRLGVNIDHVATVRNARGGAHPDPIRAAHLAVLAGADGITAHLREDRRHIRDQDMERLKRQLFVPLNFEMAATEEMIGIALRLRPHACCLVPEKREERTTEGGLDIIGGADHLRPVIRELKGAGIRVSLFVEPERDIMDAACELGAPVVELHTGTYCEAVLEGDRARIEHELTRLRGAAAHGAGIGLEIHAGHGLDLQSVRPVAAIPEIVELNIGHSLIGEAIFLGLDEAVRGMRIAMDEGRLQAGEPADAASAAR; encoded by the coding sequence ATGAAAGCTTCTCCTCTTCGCCTCGGCGTCAATATCGACCATGTCGCAACCGTCCGGAACGCTCGCGGGGGCGCGCATCCGGATCCGATCCGGGCGGCCCATCTGGCGGTCCTCGCCGGGGCGGACGGAATCACGGCCCATCTGCGGGAGGACCGGCGGCATATCCGGGATCAGGATATGGAGCGGCTGAAGCGCCAGCTTTTCGTACCCCTGAATTTCGAGATGGCCGCCACCGAGGAGATGATCGGCATCGCCCTGCGGCTGCGTCCTCATGCGTGCTGCCTCGTGCCCGAGAAGCGGGAGGAGCGCACCACGGAAGGTGGCCTCGACATCATCGGCGGTGCCGACCACCTGCGCCCGGTGATCCGCGAGCTCAAGGGGGCTGGGATCCGCGTCTCGCTCTTCGTGGAGCCTGAGCGCGACATCATGGACGCCGCCTGCGAGCTCGGGGCGCCGGTGGTTGAGCTCCATACGGGCACCTATTGCGAGGCCGTCCTTGAGGGCGACCGGGCCAGGATCGAACATGAACTCACGCGACTGCGCGGAGCGGCCGCCCATGGGGCGGGAATCGGCCTCGAGATCCATGCGGGCCATGGCCTCGATCTGCAGTCCGTGCGGCCGGTGGCAGCCATTCCGGAGATCGTCGAGCTCAATATCGGCCATTCGCTGATCGGCGAGGCGATCTTCCTGGGGCTCGACGAGGCCGTGCGCGGGATGCGCATCGCCATGGACGAGGGCCGTCTTCAGGCCGGCGAGCCTGCCGATGCCGCATCGGCTGCCCGGTAG
- the era gene encoding GTPase Era encodes MAEEAPTKAGFVALIGAPNAGKSTLLNALVGSKVSIVSRKVQTTRALVRGIAVEGSAQIVFVDTPGIFKPKRRLDRAMVTSAWGGAGDADVVALLLDARKGVDEEADAILARLPELKQPKVLILNKIDVLERSKLLALAASLNERVNFAHTFMVSALTGDGIDRLRSELAKMMPEGPWLYPEDQISDAPLRMLAAEITREKIYERLHEELPYQSTVETDQWQQRPDGSVRIEQTVFVERDSQRKIVLGKGGQTIKAIGQAARKEIAEIAEAPVHLFLFVKVRENWGDDPERYREMGLEFPKG; translated from the coding sequence ATGGCTGAGGAAGCCCCCACGAAGGCCGGTTTCGTCGCGCTCATCGGCGCCCCGAATGCCGGGAAGTCGACCCTCCTGAACGCCCTCGTCGGGTCCAAGGTCTCGATCGTTTCCCGCAAGGTCCAGACGACCCGGGCGCTCGTGCGCGGCATCGCCGTGGAGGGCTCGGCGCAGATCGTCTTCGTGGACACGCCCGGAATCTTCAAGCCCAAGCGCCGCCTCGACCGGGCCATGGTCACGTCGGCCTGGGGCGGGGCAGGGGACGCGGACGTGGTGGCGCTCCTCCTCGATGCTCGCAAGGGCGTTGACGAGGAGGCGGACGCGATCCTCGCGAGGCTGCCGGAGCTCAAGCAGCCGAAGGTGCTGATCCTCAACAAGATCGACGTGCTCGAACGCTCGAAATTGCTGGCGCTGGCCGCCTCGCTCAACGAGCGTGTGAATTTCGCCCATACGTTCATGGTCTCGGCCCTCACCGGCGACGGGATCGACCGGCTGAGGTCAGAACTCGCCAAGATGATGCCGGAGGGGCCCTGGCTCTATCCGGAAGACCAGATTTCGGATGCGCCTCTGCGCATGCTCGCGGCCGAGATCACCCGCGAGAAGATTTACGAGCGCCTGCACGAGGAACTGCCCTATCAGTCGACCGTCGAAACCGACCAGTGGCAGCAGCGGCCGGACGGCTCCGTGCGCATCGAGCAGACCGTGTTCGTGGAGCGGGACAGCCAGCGCAAGATCGTGCTCGGCAAGGGCGGCCAGACGATCAAGGCCATCGGCCAGGCGGCCCGAAAGGAGATCGCCGAGATCGCCGAGGCGCCCGTGCACCTGTTCCTGTTCGTGAAGGTGCGCGAGAACTGGGGCGACGACCCCGAGCGCTATCGCGAAATGGGCCTGGAATTCCCGAAAGGCTGA
- the lepB gene encoding signal peptidase I — protein sequence MSDNAKKFTGETVKKDESGLWETVKVILQALLIAVVVRTVLFQPFNIPSGSLIPTLLIGDYLFVSKYAYGYSRYSIPFGPPVFSGRIFGSQPKRGDIAVFKLPKDNSTDYIKRVVGLPGDKIQVIGGVLHINGKPIQRERVDDYKTTDLYGRTVAVPRYKETFPEGTSHYVIERDGDRGYWDNTEVYTVQPNHYFMMGDNRDNSTDSRDEANVGQVPAENLVGRAEIIFFSIDEDASLWRPWQWPSHIRWNRMFERIR from the coding sequence GTGAGCGATAACGCCAAGAAATTCACCGGCGAGACCGTCAAGAAGGACGAAAGCGGCCTTTGGGAAACCGTCAAGGTCATCCTTCAGGCCCTGCTGATCGCCGTCGTCGTGCGGACGGTCCTGTTCCAGCCCTTCAACATTCCGTCGGGATCCCTGATCCCGACCCTGCTGATCGGCGACTATCTCTTCGTCTCCAAATACGCCTACGGCTATTCGCGGTATTCGATCCCCTTCGGCCCGCCCGTCTTCTCCGGGCGCATCTTCGGCTCGCAGCCCAAGCGCGGCGATATCGCGGTCTTCAAGCTGCCGAAGGACAACTCGACCGATTACATCAAGCGCGTGGTGGGCCTGCCCGGCGACAAGATCCAGGTGATCGGCGGCGTCCTGCACATCAATGGCAAGCCGATCCAGCGTGAGCGGGTCGACGACTACAAGACCACCGACCTTTATGGCCGCACGGTTGCGGTGCCCCGGTACAAGGAGACCTTCCCCGAAGGTACGTCCCATTACGTGATCGAGCGGGACGGCGACCGGGGCTATTGGGACAATACGGAGGTCTACACGGTCCAGCCCAACCATTACTTCATGATGGGCGACAACCGGGACAATTCCACGGATTCCCGCGACGAGGCGAATGTCGGGCAGGTCCCGGCCGAGAATCTGGTCGGCCGCGCCGAGATCATCTTCTTCTCCATCGACGAGGATGCGTCCCTCTGGCGGCCCTGGCAATGGCCGAGCCATATCCGGTGGAACCGGATGTTCGAGCGGATCCGCTGA
- a CDS encoding OmpA family protein gives MKLSSILLAGTALPFLALSTAASSMPLQAASPIVLAQGAPVEMPPRARPGPDQSDSDETAPQRRGPPGRERGPAARGEEPSRPAHPPGPPGARPGPSGERPAPPAIAPEPQPPRAAPPQERQQSPERPQTRPEERPSGKQEPRAQERPRERSPERAPDQRPQERPQAAPDRGPPSPSTSPTEAPNRQPPAERLAPPGSRAAPPSDTNRQIAPRSAPSAAPTGETAPAQKSAPTPTAPTPQAPQRSLAPAQQPSAQPPAPPPSAAPAPTAAPTQPPAPTLQGIRPPPPPGAPTEARQAGERDVQSFEAFEKGRIDDLRRQRRERTEEGGRRIIIEEPGDRTIIREGDRVIIRHDETDRFRRTYSDADVRQERRGSENVTIVRRPDGTEIVTVVDQDGHLVRRIRREPAGREVVLIDNRRDRRRDGYFVEDVVRLPPPVVRIPREEYIVDVEDASEDQLVEAFTAPPVERIERAYTLDEVRQSAPLRERMRRVDLDTVTFDTGSWALPEVQIGAMTGIAEAIRRALDRNPNEIFLVEGHTDAVGSDEDNLTLSDRRAETVATLLTRRFGIPAENLTTQGYGEQYLKVDTQGAERQNRRVTIRRITPLLQGQNQAPQ, from the coding sequence ATGAAATTATCTTCCATTCTTCTCGCCGGCACGGCCCTGCCTTTCCTCGCCCTGTCCACGGCAGCCTCTTCCATGCCGCTGCAGGCGGCCTCGCCCATCGTTCTGGCTCAGGGCGCACCGGTCGAGATGCCGCCCCGTGCCCGCCCGGGGCCGGACCAGTCGGATTCTGACGAGACAGCGCCACAGCGCCGCGGCCCGCCCGGTCGGGAGCGGGGTCCAGCAGCCCGTGGTGAAGAACCGTCTCGCCCTGCCCATCCTCCAGGGCCTCCCGGCGCACGGCCGGGCCCGTCCGGCGAACGGCCGGCCCCGCCGGCAATCGCGCCCGAGCCGCAGCCGCCCAGGGCGGCCCCGCCTCAGGAACGACAGCAATCCCCCGAGCGACCGCAGACACGGCCCGAGGAGCGTCCCTCCGGCAAGCAGGAACCGCGAGCCCAGGAACGGCCACGGGAGAGGTCTCCGGAACGTGCGCCTGACCAGCGGCCTCAGGAGCGGCCCCAGGCTGCGCCCGACCGTGGCCCGCCGTCTCCGAGCACATCCCCGACCGAGGCTCCGAACCGCCAGCCACCGGCGGAACGCCTGGCGCCCCCCGGTTCGCGTGCAGCTCCGCCGTCCGATACCAATCGCCAGATCGCTCCGCGCTCGGCGCCCTCTGCCGCTCCAACCGGCGAAACGGCTCCCGCGCAGAAGTCGGCGCCTACTCCGACCGCTCCTACACCCCAGGCGCCGCAGCGCTCCCTGGCTCCGGCCCAGCAGCCTTCCGCTCAGCCGCCTGCCCCGCCACCCTCAGCTGCGCCTGCTCCGACTGCCGCACCGACCCAGCCGCCTGCACCCACCCTGCAAGGCATCCGGCCTCCCCCGCCTCCCGGCGCGCCCACCGAAGCGCGTCAGGCAGGCGAGCGGGATGTGCAGAGCTTCGAGGCTTTCGAGAAGGGCCGCATCGACGACCTGCGCCGTCAGCGGCGCGAGCGCACCGAGGAAGGCGGACGGCGGATCATCATCGAGGAGCCCGGTGACCGCACCATCATCCGCGAAGGCGACCGCGTCATCATCCGCCACGACGAGACCGACCGCTTCCGTCGCACCTATAGCGATGCGGACGTGCGCCAGGAGCGCCGGGGCTCGGAGAACGTCACCATCGTCCGCCGGCCCGACGGTACCGAGATCGTCACGGTCGTGGACCAGGACGGACATCTCGTGCGCCGAATCCGGCGTGAGCCGGCGGGCCGCGAGGTGGTGCTGATCGACAACCGGCGTGACCGCCGTCGGGACGGCTATTTCGTCGAGGACGTGGTGCGCTTGCCGCCTCCGGTGGTGCGCATCCCGCGCGAGGAATACATCGTCGACGTGGAGGACGCTTCGGAGGATCAGCTGGTCGAGGCCTTCACGGCCCCGCCGGTGGAGCGGATCGAGCGCGCCTACACCCTCGACGAGGTCCGCCAGAGCGCGCCCTTGCGCGAACGGATGCGGCGGGTCGACCTCGATACCGTCACGTTCGACACCGGCTCCTGGGCCCTGCCCGAAGTTCAGATCGGCGCCATGACGGGTATCGCCGAGGCGATCCGGCGGGCGCTCGACAGGAACCCCAACGAGATCTTCCTCGTGGAGGGACACACGGATGCGGTCGGGTCCGACGAGGACAACCTGACTCTGTCCGACCGGCGCGCCGAGACGGTGGCGACGCTCCTCACCCGGCGCTTCGGCATTCCGGCCGAAAACCTCACGACGCAGGGTTACGGAGAGCAGTACCTGAAAGTCGACACGCAAGGAGCGGAGCGCCAGAACCGCCGCGTGACCATCAGGCGGATCACGCCTCTGCTCCAGGGCCAGAACCAGGCGCCGCAATAA
- the rnc gene encoding ribonuclease III, producing MRPSGGPGNGRAISGGTGCSSGSADPVARRTPQPDQLQETLGYSFERPELLTEALTHVSAPNAGGQSYQRLEFLGDRVLGLIVAEMLYETFPHSPEGELSRRLAELVRRESCAEVAIAWDVGPYLRLGAGEAQSGERRNLTILADVCEAIIGAVFLDGGYDAAKTLVVGAFGVLLHAPRRPLRDPKSALQEWAQGKGLPPPTYTVVEQTGPDHAPKFRVAVKVRGVESDFGLGTSKRAAEQEAARSLLVREGIWTEEDKSHG from the coding sequence ATGCGTCCCTCTGGCGGCCCTGGCAATGGCCGAGCCATATCCGGTGGAACCGGATGTTCGAGCGGATCCGCTGATCCCGTGGCTCGCCGTACGCCCCAGCCCGACCAGCTCCAGGAGACGCTCGGCTACAGCTTCGAGCGGCCCGAACTGCTGACGGAGGCGCTCACGCATGTGAGCGCGCCGAATGCGGGCGGGCAGAGCTATCAGAGGCTGGAGTTCCTGGGCGACAGGGTGCTGGGCCTGATCGTGGCCGAAATGCTCTACGAGACCTTCCCGCACTCGCCGGAAGGAGAGTTGTCCCGCCGGCTGGCGGAGCTGGTCCGCCGCGAAAGCTGCGCCGAGGTCGCCATCGCCTGGGACGTCGGCCCCTATCTCAGGCTCGGCGCCGGCGAGGCCCAGTCGGGCGAGCGACGCAACCTGACGATCCTGGCGGATGTGTGCGAGGCGATCATCGGGGCGGTCTTCCTCGACGGTGGTTACGATGCCGCCAAGACCTTGGTGGTGGGGGCCTTCGGCGTCCTGCTCCACGCGCCCCGCAGGCCCCTGCGCGATCCGAAGAGCGCTCTGCAGGAATGGGCGCAGGGCAAGGGCCTTCCGCCGCCCACCTATACGGTGGTCGAGCAGACCGGCCCTGATCATGCGCCGAAATTCCGCGTGGCTGTGAAGGTGCGGGGGGTCGAGAGTGATTTCGGCCTCGGCACCTCGAAGCGCGCGGCGGAACAGGAGGCGGCCAGAAGCCTTCTTGTCCGTGAAGGAATCTGGACGGAGGAAGACAAGAGCCATGGCTGA
- the acpS gene encoding holo-ACP synthase, whose product MIVGIGSDLCDIRRIERSLARFGDRFTHRIFTEGERARSDRRAARAASYARRFAAKEACAKALGTGMSHGVFWRDMEVVNLRTGRPTFRLTGGALERLKTLIPQGHEPVVHVSLTDDPPLAQAFVIIEAVPIK is encoded by the coding sequence ATGATCGTCGGGATCGGGTCGGATCTGTGCGACATTCGCCGCATCGAGCGCTCCCTCGCGCGCTTCGGGGATCGGTTCACGCACCGGATCTTCACGGAGGGTGAGCGGGCGAGGAGCGACCGCAGGGCGGCCCGCGCTGCGTCCTATGCCCGCCGCTTCGCCGCCAAGGAGGCCTGCGCCAAGGCCCTGGGCACGGGAATGAGCCACGGGGTATTCTGGCGGGACATGGAAGTGGTAAACTTGCGGACCGGCCGACCCACATTTCGGCTGACGGGCGGCGCATTGGAGCGGCTGAAGACCCTTATTCCGCAGGGGCATGAACCGGTCGTGCATGTCTCTCTTACGGACGACCCGCCCCTGGCCCAGGCCTTCGTGATCATCGAGGCCGTCCCCATAAAGTAA
- a CDS encoding methyl-accepting chemotaxis protein, which translates to MLGLLRRAPQPVPPDTSAQVDTPAPAPLSDVSRERLDTEAVDGLEADVLKAISGVTRAIAEAASDVAAVERDLTAIRSHAGELATSGRSASGETVSLASSTEELAATSAEIGRAMDQANARLSGAVEAAQKAGELIAQLSAATAEIVGIVDTISAVARQTNLLALNATIEAARAGAAGKGFAVVAGEVKALSVETGNAADDIRLRVARLRETATASTAAVTEITHVVRDVQPVFDTVRRAVSEQDTAIGEVARLANATSASVSQVSERATEVDRISLQASDLAHRADRATTSADALAKALGQRFVTVIRQSELGDRRRSDRFPVDRPAVLLAEGRNFPSRLVDVSMGGALLAAPTGAALKMGLSAELDLRGVGRAKVRIVAASPMGIHCAFTDLDTDSRTRMERFVAQVEESYRPRILLAQETARRIEDLIGQALSDGSLSREAIFDTDYRAVQGTDPIQYETTYLKLFERLLPPVIEPVLAADPKMAFCLAIDRNGYIPVHNRLYSQAQRPGDPAWNAANARNKRIFDDRAGITAARSTRPFVVQSYARDMGGGNIVMMQEVDAPIRVLGRHWGGLRTAYRL; encoded by the coding sequence ATGCTCGGCCTCCTGCGACGCGCGCCGCAACCGGTCCCGCCCGATACGAGCGCTCAGGTGGACACGCCTGCTCCTGCCCCGCTGTCGGACGTATCCAGGGAGCGGCTCGACACCGAGGCCGTGGATGGCCTCGAGGCGGACGTTCTCAAAGCCATCTCGGGCGTTACCCGGGCCATCGCGGAGGCTGCCTCCGACGTGGCAGCCGTCGAGCGGGACCTGACGGCCATCCGCAGCCATGCGGGCGAGCTTGCGACCTCGGGTCGGTCGGCCTCCGGCGAGACCGTGTCGCTGGCTTCCTCGACGGAGGAGCTCGCCGCAACATCGGCCGAGATTGGCCGTGCCATGGATCAGGCCAATGCGCGTCTTTCGGGCGCCGTGGAAGCGGCCCAGAAGGCCGGCGAGCTGATTGCCCAACTCTCCGCCGCAACGGCCGAGATCGTCGGCATCGTCGACACAATTTCGGCCGTGGCACGCCAGACCAACCTTCTGGCACTCAACGCGACGATCGAGGCAGCGCGTGCAGGTGCGGCCGGCAAGGGCTTCGCGGTTGTCGCCGGAGAGGTGAAGGCCCTCTCGGTCGAGACGGGCAACGCGGCCGACGATATCCGCCTGCGCGTCGCACGGCTGCGCGAAACCGCCACCGCCTCTACGGCGGCCGTGACCGAGATTACTCATGTGGTCCGGGACGTGCAGCCGGTCTTCGATACCGTGCGACGGGCCGTGAGCGAGCAGGATACGGCCATCGGCGAAGTCGCCCGTCTGGCCAATGCGACCTCCGCCAGCGTGAGCCAGGTGAGTGAGCGCGCGACGGAGGTCGACCGCATCTCGCTGCAGGCCAGCGACCTTGCCCATCGGGCCGATCGGGCGACCACATCAGCGGACGCGCTCGCAAAGGCGCTTGGCCAGAGGTTCGTCACCGTCATCCGCCAGAGCGAGCTCGGAGACCGGCGCCGCTCCGACCGATTCCCGGTGGACCGCCCGGCCGTGCTTCTGGCCGAGGGCCGCAATTTCCCGTCCCGCCTCGTGGATGTGAGCATGGGCGGAGCTCTTCTGGCCGCGCCGACCGGCGCTGCCCTCAAGATGGGGCTTTCGGCTGAACTCGACCTGCGCGGCGTCGGGCGAGCCAAGGTGCGGATTGTCGCCGCGAGTCCCATGGGCATTCACTGCGCTTTCACGGATCTCGATACGGACAGCCGCACGCGCATGGAGCGCTTCGTCGCCCAGGTGGAGGAAAGCTACCGTCCCCGGATCCTCCTGGCGCAGGAAACCGCGCGCCGGATCGAGGACCTGATCGGGCAGGCGCTGTCGGACGGCTCCCTGTCGCGCGAGGCAATCTTCGACACCGACTATCGGGCCGTTCAGGGGACAGATCCGATCCAGTACGAGACGACCTATCTCAAGCTTTTCGAGCGCCTCCTGCCGCCTGTGATAGAGCCCGTGCTGGCCGCCGACCCCAAGATGGCTTTCTGCCTCGCCATCGACCGGAACGGCTATATCCCGGTCCATAACCGGCTCTATTCGCAGGCCCAGCGGCCGGGCGATCCGGCCTGGAATGCAGCCAATGCTAGGAACAAGCGCATTTTCGACGATAGGGCGGGCATAACGGCCGCGCGCTCCACACGGCCCTTCGTCGTGCAGTCCTATGCGCGCGACATGGGGGGCGGCAACATCGTCATGATGCAGGAGGTCGACGCTCCGATCCGGGTCCTGGGGCGGCACTGGGGCGGGCTGCGGACGGCCTATCGCCTGTAA